GCCGAAATTCCCTTCCCTTTACAGCATCCAAACACTACCAAACCCAATGTAATATTGGATAAAAAGGAAAATACACTTTGCTTTGAAATGTCATTGGTTACTGAAATGAAGGAGTTATTGCGGCCTAGGCTATCCAAGGTAAAACGAAATGTAATGAATAGATTTGCGAAATGAAAATATTGCATATTTCCTTTTCAGACAACAGTGGAGGGGCTGCCAGAGCTGCTTTAAGGTTGTGCCTGGCTCAGCGGAAACAGCAAATTGATGCTTCGATGCTGGTAGTAAACAAGGTAACTGACTATCCATTTGTTTATAGTGTGAAAGAAAGCCTGGGAGGAATAAAGAAGATCCTGAAAGACTTTTGTGTACAAAAAATATTGAGAATGCAGGATTCGGACAATCCGATACTGCATTCTCTTAACTTTTTTTCCGGGGCGGCGCTCGCACAGATCAACGCTATGGATGTGGATATTGTACATCTCCATTGGATTAATAACGAGATGTTAAGTATTCCACAGATTGCCAACATCAATAAACCAATGGTTTGGACGCTGCATGATACCTGGGCTTTCTGTGGTACAGAACATTATCCTGCAGATTTGAATGATCAGCGATTTATAGAAGGATACACTCCGGCTAACAACCGGAACAGAAGACGTGACCTGGACCGATGGAACTGGGAACGGAAAGTTAAGTACTGGAATAAAACGCGATTCACTATTGCTGCTCCCAGTGAATGGATGAAAGAATGTGTGCAAAAAAGTGTGTTGTTTAAAAATAATCCGGTACAGCACATATTTAACCCACTAAGTTTAGATGTATTTAAACCTATACCCAGGCAAATAGCCCGTCAGATACTTAATCTTGATCCTGAAAAGAAATATATATTATTTGGTGCAGAGGGAGGAACCCGTCAACCCATAAAAGGGTTCGATCTGCTCTCTGCGGTATTACCTGGCCTGGCAGATCAGCTGGATCCTGCGAAGCATAGGCTGCTTGTATTTGGCTCTTCCACGCCGGCGGTAACAATGGAATTAGGTTTTGAAACTGTATATGCAGGAAGGGTCAATGATGAGATTACAATGGCACTGATTTATTCTGCCGCCGATTGTATGGTAGTACCTTCCCGACTGGACAATCTTCCGCAAACCGCTGTGGAAGCGGTAGCATGTGGTACTCCGGTAGTAGCATTCAATGTAGGGGGATTATCCGATATTATTGAACATAGGAAATATGGCTATCTTGCGGAGCCATATGATCTTAAAGACCTCGGAGAGGGGATCATGTGGGCGCTTTCGTACCCTGATAAGGCTTCACTTTCCACTCAAGCAAGAGCTGCCGCAGAAAGTCGTTTCTCAGAAGCGGTTTGTGTAGCCCGGTATGATGCGCTTTATAGGCAATTATAACTCTTATTACATTAAAGGTGAAGTATTTAACGTTGGTCAAATCCTTGTATAAGGAGAATGTATTACCCAGGATAAAAAACAATGTCTTTAAGAATATACTATGGCTATCTTTCGACAAAATCTTTCGACTGGTATTAGGATTGGTAGCTGGTATCTGGATGGCAAGGTATCTTGGGC
This window of the Chitinophaga sancti genome carries:
- a CDS encoding glycosyltransferase; the protein is MKILHISFSDNSGGAARAALRLCLAQRKQQIDASMLVVNKVTDYPFVYSVKESLGGIKKILKDFCVQKILRMQDSDNPILHSLNFFSGAALAQINAMDVDIVHLHWINNEMLSIPQIANINKPMVWTLHDTWAFCGTEHYPADLNDQRFIEGYTPANNRNRRRDLDRWNWERKVKYWNKTRFTIAAPSEWMKECVQKSVLFKNNPVQHIFNPLSLDVFKPIPRQIARQILNLDPEKKYILFGAEGGTRQPIKGFDLLSAVLPGLADQLDPAKHRLLVFGSSTPAVTMELGFETVYAGRVNDEITMALIYSAADCMVVPSRLDNLPQTAVEAVACGTPVVAFNVGGLSDIIEHRKYGYLAEPYDLKDLGEGIMWALSYPDKASLSTQARAAAESRFSEAVCVARYDALYRQL